Proteins co-encoded in one Astyanax mexicanus isolate ESR-SI-001 chromosome 1, AstMex3_surface, whole genome shotgun sequence genomic window:
- the cbln2b gene encoding cerebellin-2b yields the protein MVPAASARPGLLHAMLALCLLLLAGAGQLCLAQNDTEPIVLEGKCLVVCDSNPSSDGGVTSSLGISVRSGSAKVAFSAVRGTNHEPSEMSNTSMTIYFDQVLVNIGNHFDLKASVFTAPRRGIYSFSFHVVKVYNRQTIQVNLMQNEYPVISAFAGDQDVTREAASNGVLLMVERDDRVYLKLERGNLMGGWKYSTFSGFLVFPL from the exons ATGGTGCCAGCCGCGTCCGCGCGCCCCGGACTCCTCCACGCCATGCTCGCGCTGTGTCTCCTGCTGCTGGCGGGCGCCGGGCAGCTGTGCCTCGCGCAGAACGACACGGAGCCCATCGTGCTGGAGGGGAAGTGCCTCGTGGTGTGTGACTCGAACCCCTCCTCGGACGGGGGGGTCACCTCCTCGCTCGGGATCTCCGTGCGCTCCGGAAGCGCCAAGGTGGCCTTCTCCGCCGTGCGCGGGACCAACCACGAGCCCTCCGAGATGAGCAACACCTCCATGACCATCTACTTCGACCAG GTGCTGGTGAACATTGGCAATCATTTCGATCTGAAGGCGAGTGTGTTCACGGCGCCGAGGAGAGGCATCTACAGCTTCAGCTTTCATGTGGTGAAGGTGTACAACAGACAGACCATACAG GTGAACCTGATGCAGAACGAGTACCCGGTCATATCGGCCTTCGCGGGAGATCAGGACGTCACGCGGGAGGCTGCGAGTAACGGAGTTTTGCTGATGGTGGAGCGAGACGACCGGGTGTATTTGAAACTGGAGAGAGGAAACCTCATGGGTGGATGGAAATATTCAACGTTTTCTGGATTTTTAGTGTTCCCTCTATAA